The Monodelphis domestica isolate mMonDom1 chromosome 7, mMonDom1.pri, whole genome shotgun sequence genome window below encodes:
- the LOC130455436 gene encoding uncharacterized protein LOC130455436 gives MITYCPKPPMTQCFHSYWHLLPNCTGLCHHNHGSEATLHHSTSHRSYFRSSLSSHSGRELASYVQDGNGGIGWTLSSGLRQGRRPSLYHHRCSSPVADPVKMAYSKSRVQRNASGQSQPVPEPASPAHLQRLRANPGSVSPSCPVERLRRLLSGPRRTAASPRTGLARPEDSHVLFPSCFNASPQGGHRPSRLHQVQSLDAYDVPGPGTKRERSCLSEALRSPEERRSLVWNVVREEVHRPGGRPLKFRLDFLLDRKQNRETRFLAALQSVNWTQLGSHLSPPSRWPPPFWGCAGASFPVSHLHPWGELLNLAWRQGLCEGNHVSGRVMRTEWQPERQGAGVPKTKLSWAPERST, from the exons ATGATAACATATTGCCCCAAACCTCCCATGACCCAGTGCTTTCACTCCTATTGGCACTTGTTACCTAACTGCACCGGGCTGTGCCATCACAATCACGGCAGTGAAGCAACCCTTCATCATTCTACTTCCCACAGGAGCTATTTCAGATCTTCTCTCTCCAGCCACTCGGGGAGGGAATTGGCCTCATACGTCCAGGACGGAAACGGAGGCATTGGCTGGACGCTCTCTTCTGGTCTCAGACAAGGACGCCGCCCTTCTCTGTACCATCATCGATGCTCGTCACCCGTTGCTGACCCAGTAAAAATGGCGTATTCAAAATCAAGAGTTCAAAGAAACGCCAGCGGCCAGTCCCAGCCTGTCCCTGAGCCAGCATCTCCTGCACATCTTCAGCGTTTGCGCGCTAATCCCGGCTCAGTCTCCCCCTCATGTCCAGTCGAACGACTCCGCCGTCTGCTCTCTGGGCCCAGGAGAACAGCCGCCTCTCCCAGAACAGGCCTTGCAAGGCCTGAAGACTCGCACGTGCTTTTTCCCAGCTGCTTCAATGCATCTCCACAGGGAGGACATCGGCCGTCCCGGCTCCACCAGGTTCAGTCATTAGATGCCTACGACGTGCCGGGCCCGGGGACAAAAAGGGAGCGATCCTGCCTCTCGGAGGCTCTACGTTCTCCTGAGGAGCGGAGAAGTCTAGTATGGAACGTCGTGAGGGAGGAAGTGCACAGGCCAGGGGGGAGGCCTTTGAAATTCAGACTGGACTTTCTATTGGATCGGAAACAGAACAGGGAAACACGGTTTCTGGCAGCTTTGCAGAGCGTAAACTGGACACAATTAGGAAGCCACTTGAGCCCTCCAAGCAG GTGGCCTCCCCCTTTCTGGGGTTGTGCAGGGGCATCATTTCCTGTCAGCCACCTGCACCCCTGGGGTGAGCTCCTGAACTTGGCCTGGCGGCAAGGACTGTGTGAAGGAAATCACGTGAGCGGACGGGTCATGAGGACAGAATGGCAGCCAGAGAGGCAGGGCGCGGGTGTCCCCAAAACAAAGCTGTCCTGGGCTCCTGAGAGAAGCACGTGA